A window of Amblyraja radiata isolate CabotCenter1 chromosome 25, sAmbRad1.1.pri, whole genome shotgun sequence contains these coding sequences:
- the LOC116987477 gene encoding immunoglobulin lambda-1 light chain-like — protein sequence MNMSYWIRVVGALVFCAVYLSAAVTVTQPPSMSTSTGQKIQISCTISGSSSGANYVGWYQQIPGKTPKYLFYHYTSGSIYKGTDIPDRFSISVSGSSVIFAISSVQSLDAADYYCAKWDSGLHFGKGTRLGIGDPRAPIVTVLPPSAAEVTSKGTATLVCLVNGFNPGSVAVEWSVDGSAKNSGVETSPIQQDKDNTFSLSSYLTLTASDWNLHELYSCVVKHQAQANPLKTNIMRSSCT from the exons ATGAACATGTCTTATTGGATCCGTGTGGTCGGTGCGTTAGTGTTTTGCGCAGTTT ACTTAAGCGCGGCAGTTACAGTAACTCAGCCGCCTTCGATGTCCACCTCTACGGGACAGAAAATACAAATATCCTGCACAATATCGGGTTCCAGTTCGGGCGCTAACTATGTCGGGTGGTACCAACAGATTCCTGGCAAAACTCCCAAGTATCTATTCTACCATTATACCAGCGGCAGCATTTATAAAGGCACGGACATTCCAGACCGTTTTTCCATCTCGGTGTCAGGCAGCTCTGTAATATTCGCAATATCTAGCGTTCAATCGTTGGATGCTGCTGACTATTACTGTGCCAAATGGGATAGTGGTTTACATTTCGGTAAAGGAACGAGGCTGGGTATTGGCG ATCCTCGGGCACCGATCGTGACGGTCCTGCCGCCTTCAGCCGCTGAAGTTACCTCAAAGGGCACCGCCACCCTGGTGTGTTTGGTGAACGGCTTTAACCCGGGCTCGGTGGCCGTTGAATGGAGCGTCGACGGTAGTGCAAAAAATAGCGGCGTTGAGACCAGCCCGATCCAGCAGGATAAGGACAACACGTTCAGTCTCAGCAGTTACCTGACTCTGACAGCCTCAGACTGGAACTTACACGAGCTTTACTCATGTGTGGTTAAACACCAGGCTCAGGCAAACCCACTTAAGACAAATATCATGAGATCCAGCTGTACCTGA